From the Rhizobium sp. SL42 genome, the window CGGGGAATCGAGTGCAAGCCTCAGCCAAAAACTCCGGTGGTCAGATCCACCGGAGTTTTTGCAACGAGCATCACAAACGGATGTCCCACAGGGACATCTTCGAAGGCAATCGCCAGTCCTCGGCAGCATCGAGACCGATGTCCTGGCGCATGCGCTCTGATAGCCCGTCAACCGAGTTGGACTTGCGCCGTTGAGTCCAGGCAACATGGATCAAGGTGCGGGCGGCGGCCCAGACGCCGAATTTCTCGCAAAGTTCGGCGACCGTAGCCGTCAGGGTATCAACAACTATAGATTGTTCTTTGTGCATAGCTTTTCCGTCCCGGCGCAGCGAAGCGACCAGGTCCTCTAGATGAAAAACACGGAGAGACGGACGAGCAAAAACGCAGCAGCGTGCTGTCAGCCGATCACGTTAGTTTTGTTGAAAATGGCGCCAGACGCCGGAAACCCTGTACGGGATAACCGTTCAGGCGGTGGTTCGTGGGGAAAAGGCGCAAGTGGCCCCTGCCGTAAACACCGATCCGCCAGAGAGGCGCATATATACAGAATGAGTAATCATTGACGCCTCCTATTGTTTGAATTGCGGATGTGCAGAAGATTACACAAGAAAAAGCAACCGGCAAGATCACAATTCCGGATTGCAAATTTTGTCGAATTTTAGTTGCTGAAAAGCAACACTGCGCAAACCGCCTCCGGCTGCAAAGTGTTGCTTCGGATCAGATGTAAAACCTGCGCTGGGTACGCCTTCGGCGTCAGTCCCCAGGCCCCACCGGCGACACCAGCAGCTTGTCGATCCGGCGTCCGTCGAGATCGATCACTTCGAAGCGCCAGTTGTTCTTGACGAAGCTCTCGCCAAGTTCCGGGATCCGCTTCAATTCGGCAATCACGAAACCTGCAACGGTGGTGTAGTCCGGGTCGGCATCGATCGGCACGCGGATGCGATCGATGAATTCGTCAATCGGCGTCCAGCCCGCCACCAGATAGGAACCGTCTTCGCGCAGGACCAGCGATGGCTCGCCCTCGCTGTCGTCCTGGAAGGCCCCGGTGATCGCCTCGAGAATATCGCCCGACGTAATGATGCCTTCGAAATGGCCGTATTCGTCATAGACCAGCACCATGTGCAAAGAGGTCTTGCGCATCGCCTGAATGATATCGATCGCCCCGGCAAGATCCGAAACGATCGGCACTTCGCTGACCAGGGTCCGGATGTCCACGGCTGTCCCGAGCGCAATGGCCTCATAGACCTTCTTGACGAACAACACGCCGATGATCTCGTCGGAATCGCCCGAACGCACCGGCAGGCGCGAATGCTGGCTGTCGCGCAGCGATTCTTTCAATTCGTCGAGTGTATCCTTCACATCGAGGATCTCGACGTCTCGACGCGGTGTCATCAGTCCGCGCGCCGTGCGGTCTGCAAGACGCATGACACCCGAGATCATCGCCGATTCTTCCGATTCGATCACGCCGGCGCTGTGCGCTTCGGCCAGAACCGTCTTGATTTCCTCATCGGTCACCGTGCC encodes:
- a CDS encoding DUF1127 domain-containing protein, which codes for MHKEQSIVVDTLTATVAELCEKFGVWAAARTLIHVAWTQRRKSNSVDGLSERMRQDIGLDAAEDWRLPSKMSLWDIRL
- a CDS encoding hemolysin family protein — protein: MLTEISIVVFLTLLNGVLAMSELAVVSSRPARLKVMSELGNHGALVAIRLAEDPGRFLSTVQIGITLVGVLSGAFSGATLGARLSDWLELQGVSNGVSDAVGVGFVVMMITYLSLIVGELVPKQIALRNPEAVAARVAMPMLVLSKVSAPLVWLLNGSGKLILSLLGQQGVSAGTVTDEEIKTVLAEAHSAGVIESEESAMISGVMRLADRTARGLMTPRRDVEILDVKDTLDELKESLRDSQHSRLPVRSGDSDEIIGVLFVKKVYEAIALGTAVDIRTLVSEVPIVSDLAGAIDIIQAMRKTSLHMVLVYDEYGHFEGIITSGDILEAITGAFQDDSEGEPSLVLREDGSYLVAGWTPIDEFIDRIRVPIDADPDYTTVAGFVIAELKRIPELGESFVKNNWRFEVIDLDGRRIDKLLVSPVGPGD